In a single window of the Cupriavidus sp. P-10 genome:
- a CDS encoding LysR substrate-binding domain-containing protein: MDAIGFLRSGLKLRHLRLVIALEEYRQVARVANAMNITQPAVSKALTEVEEGLGYPLFVRQPRGIEPTPHGMIFVRYAQSILDELDRAGDELLALGQGACASIAVGAMPGSTLALAPRIIALAKARRPTLNIAVYEAPMDVLMGQLRTGRLDIVLGALSERATAGDIEQRHLYEEVMRVAVHPEHPLAACATVDWPDLVAYPWVVPPRTARLRQSLDASLRRMKVEVPANHVESVSAGLVLGLLEAMQAVAMMTGRLARTYEARGLAHVLPLEIPGVLLPVSTFTLAGKAPSPAIELFQHCAELAAAG, translated from the coding sequence ATGGATGCGATCGGCTTCCTGCGCAGCGGACTAAAGCTGCGCCATCTCCGTCTGGTCATAGCACTGGAGGAGTACCGGCAGGTCGCGCGTGTCGCGAACGCGATGAACATCACGCAGCCGGCGGTATCGAAGGCGCTGACCGAGGTCGAGGAAGGGCTGGGCTACCCCTTGTTCGTGCGCCAGCCCCGCGGCATCGAGCCCACGCCGCACGGCATGATCTTTGTCCGCTATGCGCAGTCGATCCTGGACGAACTGGACCGCGCCGGCGATGAACTGCTGGCGCTGGGGCAAGGCGCATGCGCATCGATTGCCGTCGGCGCCATGCCGGGTTCGACGCTGGCGCTCGCGCCGCGCATCATCGCGCTGGCCAAGGCGCGCAGGCCGACGCTGAATATCGCGGTGTACGAGGCGCCGATGGACGTGCTGATGGGCCAGTTGCGCACGGGGCGGCTGGACATCGTGCTGGGTGCGCTATCGGAACGTGCCACGGCCGGGGACATCGAGCAGCGCCACTTGTATGAGGAAGTGATGCGCGTGGCGGTCCACCCGGAACATCCGCTGGCGGCCTGCGCGACGGTGGACTGGCCCGACCTTGTGGCGTACCCGTGGGTCGTGCCGCCGCGCACGGCGCGGCTGCGCCAGAGCCTGGACGCGTCGCTGCGGCGCATGAAGGTGGAGGTGCCGGCCAACCATGTCGAGTCCGTATCGGCTGGCCTGGTGCTGGGCCTGCTGGAGGCGATGCAGGCGGTGGCGATGATGACCGGGCGCCTGGCGCGCACCTATGAAGCGCGCGGCCTCGCCCATGTCCTTCCGCTGGAGATACCGGGCGTGCTGCTGCCGGTGTCCACCTTCACGCTGGCCGGCAAGGCCCCCTCGCCGGCCATCGAGCTGTTCCAGCATTGCGCGGAGCTGGCCGCGGCCGGCTGA
- a CDS encoding TauD/TfdA family dioxygenase codes for MEAAQTAAALKAVETPAAWEASDIAAREGEWVVWLGADEIAQLDAALAHTKSLGLAVPAICKETFPLGSLAAKLEVLRHRLERGLGVVLLRGLPVERYSKMDAGTIYWGIGMHLGRAVAQNAFGDVLGHVWDLGKDPKEDMTARGYQSRHRLPFHTDGADVVGLLCLRTARRGGMSSIASSMGIHNAMLREHPELLARLYQPFAFDRRHEEAPGQAPYTMTHVFSWHNGRLFNRYIRSFINTAQRFPDAPRLAPEDIAALDQFDAYTQDPRFRIDMALAPGDMQFLNNYVVLHSRTSYEDHPELDRKRHLLRLWLFTPGLADVPESFRLRYLLTDAWAKNPRPPIYDVNQIMGVTTH; via the coding sequence ATGGAAGCAGCACAGACGGCAGCAGCACTGAAGGCGGTGGAGACCCCGGCGGCGTGGGAGGCCAGCGACATTGCCGCAAGGGAGGGTGAATGGGTGGTCTGGCTGGGCGCGGACGAAATCGCGCAACTCGACGCAGCGCTGGCGCATACGAAATCGCTTGGGCTCGCCGTGCCGGCCATCTGCAAGGAGACATTCCCCCTCGGCAGCCTTGCCGCGAAGCTCGAAGTCCTGCGCCATCGCCTGGAACGGGGGCTGGGCGTGGTGCTGCTGCGCGGACTGCCGGTCGAGCGCTATTCCAAGATGGATGCCGGCACGATCTACTGGGGCATCGGCATGCACCTGGGCCGCGCCGTCGCGCAGAACGCGTTTGGCGACGTGCTGGGCCACGTCTGGGACCTTGGCAAGGACCCGAAGGAAGACATGACGGCGCGCGGCTACCAGTCCCGCCATCGGCTGCCGTTCCATACCGATGGCGCCGACGTGGTCGGCCTGCTGTGCCTGCGCACGGCGCGCCGTGGCGGCATGAGCAGCATTGCCAGTTCGATGGGCATCCACAACGCCATGCTGCGCGAGCATCCCGAACTGCTGGCACGGCTGTACCAGCCCTTTGCCTTCGACCGCCGGCACGAAGAAGCGCCGGGCCAGGCGCCGTACACGATGACGCATGTCTTCAGCTGGCACAACGGCCGGCTGTTCAACCGCTATATCCGCAGCTTCATCAATACCGCGCAGCGCTTCCCGGACGCGCCGCGTCTGGCGCCCGAGGATATTGCCGCGCTCGACCAGTTCGACGCATACACGCAGGACCCGCGCTTCCGCATCGACATGGCGCTGGCGCCCGGCGACATGCAGTTCCTGAACAACTACGTCGTGCTGCACTCGCGCACCAGCTACGAGGACCATCCCGAGCTTGACCGCAAGCGCCACCTGCTGCGGCTGTGGCTGTTCACGCCGGGCCTGGCCGACGTGCCGGAGAGCTTCCGGCTGCGCTACCTGCTGACCGACGCGTGGGCGAAGAACCCGCGTCCGCCGATCTATGACGTCAACCAGATCATGGGCGTGACCACGCATTGA
- a CDS encoding SDR family oxidoreductase produces MHAPMISLHGKTAWITGGSSGIGRACALSLWQAGATVVISARSEAAIAALAAECGNERVIALPLDVSDREAVAAAGRQLQERVGAIDILVNAAGINVVNRRLSRLTPADWDQVIDINLNGAFYCMHAVLPGMRDKGEGTIINISSWAGRHASALTGAAYGASKHAMAAMTTSVAMEECAHGIRACAIYPGETATPILINRPTPPAAEDLARMLQPEDVADAVAFVVSLPARATVNELVISPTWNRAFLGFQPPLKRG; encoded by the coding sequence ATGCACGCCCCCATGATTTCCCTGCACGGCAAGACCGCCTGGATCACCGGCGGCTCCAGCGGCATCGGCCGCGCCTGCGCGCTGTCGCTGTGGCAAGCCGGCGCGACCGTCGTGATCTCCGCGCGCAGCGAAGCGGCGATCGCCGCGCTGGCCGCCGAATGCGGCAATGAGCGCGTGATCGCGCTGCCGCTGGACGTCTCCGACCGCGAGGCCGTGGCCGCCGCCGGCCGGCAGCTGCAGGAGCGCGTCGGCGCCATCGACATCCTCGTCAACGCGGCCGGCATCAACGTGGTCAACCGCAGGCTGTCCAGGCTGACGCCGGCCGACTGGGACCAGGTCATCGACATCAACCTCAACGGCGCGTTCTACTGCATGCACGCGGTGCTGCCCGGCATGCGCGACAAGGGGGAGGGCACCATCATCAATATCTCGTCGTGGGCGGGGCGCCATGCGTCGGCGCTGACGGGCGCCGCCTACGGCGCCAGCAAGCACGCCATGGCGGCGATGACAACTTCCGTGGCGATGGAGGAGTGCGCCCACGGCATCCGCGCGTGCGCCATCTATCCCGGCGAGACCGCCACGCCGATCCTGATCAACCGGCCCACGCCGCCCGCCGCGGAAGACCTAGCCCGCATGCTGCAGCCGGAAGACGTGGCCGACGCCGTGGCGTTCGTGGTGTCCCTGCCGGCGCGCGCCACCGTGAACGAGCTGGTCATCAGCCCCACCTGGAATCGCGCCTTCCTTGGCTTCCAGCCGCCGCTTAAGCGCGGCTGA
- a CDS encoding Bug family tripartite tricarboxylate transporter substrate binding protein, with protein MNRRRWLQDLIPAAMAACLAPRVFAQAAAPPAWPSRPLRMIVPGGAGSGTDLIARVFAEPLARALRQPVVVENRAGANGIVGNNLAAKAAPDGYTILFSNASAIAINAALRDTMPYDTLRDLAPVIQVSAGGVLLVATAETPVRDLAGFVEYVRAHPNIAYGTWGVGSTGHLAMEAIARARDLRMRHIPYKTMGQLLTDLQGGVVSIAFVDARSPLSLIQAGKLVPLAMTGTRRSPMLPEVRTLKQQGFDLDLDGWYGVFVPAHTPAGIVLRLNEEIARVMVAPALQASFTQQGLLWVEKNSPEQFARVIQSDIRAWKALATTARIQVD; from the coding sequence ATGAACCGACGCAGATGGTTGCAGGACCTGATCCCCGCCGCGATGGCGGCGTGCCTCGCCCCAAGGGTGTTCGCTCAAGCCGCGGCCCCTCCGGCGTGGCCATCGCGGCCGTTGCGGATGATCGTGCCGGGCGGCGCGGGCTCGGGCACCGACCTGATCGCCAGGGTGTTCGCCGAGCCGCTCGCGCGCGCGCTGCGGCAACCGGTCGTGGTGGAAAACCGCGCGGGCGCCAACGGCATCGTCGGCAACAACCTGGCGGCCAAGGCGGCACCCGACGGCTATACCATCCTCTTCAGCAACGCCTCCGCCATCGCAATCAACGCGGCCCTGCGCGACACCATGCCCTACGACACCCTCAGGGACCTCGCGCCGGTGATCCAGGTCAGCGCCGGCGGGGTGCTGCTGGTGGCGACGGCCGAGACCCCGGTGCGCGACCTCGCAGGCTTCGTCGAATACGTCCGCGCGCATCCCAACATTGCGTACGGCACCTGGGGCGTCGGCTCGACCGGACACCTGGCGATGGAAGCCATTGCCCGCGCGCGCGACCTGCGCATGCGGCATATCCCGTACAAGACCATGGGGCAACTGCTTACCGATCTGCAGGGCGGGGTCGTCAGCATTGCGTTCGTGGATGCACGCTCGCCGCTGTCGCTGATCCAGGCCGGCAAGCTGGTGCCGCTCGCCATGACCGGCACGCGGCGCTCGCCGATGTTGCCGGAGGTGCGGACGCTGAAGCAGCAGGGCTTCGACCTGGATCTCGATGGCTGGTACGGCGTATTCGTTCCGGCGCATACGCCTGCCGGCATCGTGCTGCGGCTCAACGAGGAAATCGCCAGGGTGATGGTGGCGCCGGCATTGCAGGCCAGCTTCACGCAGCAGGGCTTGCTGTGGGTCGAGAAGAACTCGCCGGAACAGTTCGCGCGGGTGATCCAGAGCGATATCCGGGCGTGGAAAGCGCTGGCGACGACGGCGCGGATCCAGGTCGACTGA
- the kdpF gene encoding K(+)-transporting ATPase subunit F: protein MSWTDLLSGALAVAIFAYLLIALFRPEKF from the coding sequence ATGAGCTGGACGGACCTGTTGAGCGGCGCGCTGGCCGTTGCCATTTTTGCCTACCTCCTCATTGCGTTGTTCCGGCCGGAGAAATTCTGA
- the kdpA gene encoding potassium-transporting ATPase subunit KdpA — protein sequence MSSQFVGLLVLYLAVLLACAPFLGRYLRRAVEDGSYSLTAWGRPLERVLYRLGGVRAESGMGWKQYAIAVLAFNLLGVVAVYALQRVQGMLPLNPQGFGAITPDSAFNTAISFVSNTNWQGYAGESTMGYLTQMLALTVQNFLSAATGIAVVFALIRGFARQSAATIGNFWVDMTRVTLYVLAPIATVIALALVSQGVIQNFDAYKEASLVTPAEYSQPKVDAAGQPVLDAQGKPVAEDLKTDKQTLAMGPVASQEAIKMLGTNGGGFFNANSAHPFENPNGLANLIEMLAIFLIPAALCFTFGEMVGDRRQGVAVLASMTVIFVAMACVAAMSEQMANTALAGLPVDHAASMWQAGGNMEGKETRFGIAASALFATITTAASCGAVNAMHDSFTAIGGLVPMLLMQLGEVVFGGVGSGLYGMLVYAVLAVFIAGLMIGRTPEYLGKKIEVYEMKMTAVAILVTPLLVLLGTSVAVMAEAGRAGVFNPGTHGFSEILYALSSAANNNGSAFAGLSANTPFYNTLLAAAMWFGRFWIIIPVLALAGSLAAKKRVPASGGTMPTHGPLFVVLLVGTVLLVGALTYVPALALGPVAEQLQGTAAATVAR from the coding sequence ATGTCCTCCCAATTCGTGGGCCTGCTGGTCCTCTATCTCGCCGTCCTGCTGGCGTGCGCCCCTTTTCTCGGCCGCTATCTCCGGCGTGCGGTGGAGGACGGCAGCTATTCGCTGACCGCCTGGGGCCGTCCGCTGGAACGGGTGCTGTATCGACTGGGCGGCGTGCGTGCCGAGTCCGGGATGGGGTGGAAGCAGTACGCCATCGCGGTGCTGGCCTTCAACCTGCTTGGCGTGGTGGCGGTCTATGCGCTGCAGCGCGTGCAAGGCATGCTGCCATTGAACCCGCAAGGCTTCGGTGCCATTACGCCGGACTCGGCCTTCAACACGGCCATCAGCTTTGTCAGCAACACCAACTGGCAAGGCTATGCCGGCGAGTCGACCATGGGCTATCTGACCCAGATGCTCGCGCTCACCGTGCAGAATTTCCTGTCCGCGGCAACCGGCATCGCCGTGGTGTTTGCGCTGATCCGCGGCTTTGCGCGCCAGAGCGCCGCCACCATCGGCAACTTCTGGGTCGACATGACGCGGGTCACGCTGTACGTGCTGGCGCCGATCGCGACCGTGATTGCGCTGGCGCTGGTCAGCCAGGGCGTTATCCAGAATTTCGACGCCTACAAGGAAGCCAGCCTGGTCACGCCGGCCGAATACAGCCAGCCGAAGGTCGACGCGGCCGGGCAGCCGGTGCTCGATGCGCAAGGCAAGCCGGTGGCGGAAGACCTGAAGACCGACAAGCAGACGCTGGCGATGGGCCCGGTTGCCTCGCAGGAAGCCATCAAGATGCTGGGCACCAACGGCGGCGGCTTCTTCAATGCCAACTCGGCGCATCCGTTCGAAAACCCGAATGGCCTGGCCAACCTCATCGAGATGCTGGCGATCTTCCTGATCCCGGCGGCGCTGTGCTTCACCTTTGGCGAGATGGTGGGAGACAGGCGACAGGGTGTGGCGGTGCTGGCTTCCATGACGGTCATTTTTGTCGCGATGGCCTGCGTGGCGGCGATGTCCGAGCAGATGGCCAATACGGCGCTGGCCGGGCTGCCGGTGGATCACGCCGCGTCGATGTGGCAGGCCGGCGGCAACATGGAAGGCAAGGAAACACGCTTCGGCATCGCGGCATCGGCACTGTTCGCCACCATCACGACGGCGGCATCGTGCGGCGCCGTCAACGCCATGCATGACTCCTTCACCGCCATCGGTGGCCTGGTGCCGATGCTGCTGATGCAGCTGGGCGAGGTGGTGTTTGGCGGCGTGGGTTCGGGGCTGTACGGCATGCTGGTCTACGCCGTGCTCGCGGTGTTTATCGCCGGCCTGATGATCGGCCGCACGCCGGAGTACCTCGGCAAGAAGATCGAAGTCTACGAAATGAAGATGACGGCCGTGGCGATCCTGGTCACGCCGCTGCTGGTGCTGCTCGGCACGTCGGTGGCGGTGATGGCCGAGGCGGGGCGCGCCGGTGTGTTCAATCCCGGCACGCACGGCTTCTCCGAGATCCTGTATGCACTCTCGTCGGCGGCCAACAACAATGGCAGCGCCTTTGCGGGCCTGTCCGCCAACACGCCGTTCTACAACACGCTGCTGGCGGCGGCCATGTGGTTCGGCAGGTTCTGGATCATCATCCCGGTCCTTGCGCTGGCGGGCTCGCTGGCAGCCAAGAAGCGCGTCCCGGCGAGCGGCGGCACGATGCCGACGCACGGCCCGCTGTTTGTCGTCCTGCTGGTGGGCACGGTACTGCTGGTCGGTGCGCTGACCTATGTCCCGGCGCTGGCGCTGGGGCCGGTCGCCGAGCAGCTGCAGGGCACGGCGGCGGCAACGGTGGCCAGGTAA
- the kdpB gene encoding potassium-transporting ATPase subunit KdpB, with product MRHESTAPVAKGGANRTGASASNTPQAKSAPVSDRQHGSHHHRPPARSMFAPELVKPALVAAFRKLSPRDQLRNPVMFVVYAGSILTTILFLKALAAPAAAGGESAGFILAVAVWLWFTVLFANFAEALAEGRSKQQAEALRGLKTTVTARVLKDGKRGSATEARPATALRRGDVVLVEAGEMIPGDGEVIDGVASVDESAITGESAPVIRESGGDFSSVTGGTRVLSDWIVVRVTTNPGESFIDRMITMVEGAKRQKTPNELALTILLVGLTIVLLLATATLQPFSLYSVLVAKAGVPVTITVLVALLVCLIPTTIGGLLSAIGVAGMSRMMEANVIATSGRAVEAAGDVDVLLLDKTGTITHGNRQASRFIPAPGVSPLQLAEAAWLSSLADETPEGRSIITLARQLPGVTAPAMASLKPEFVPFSAQTRMSGVDLRDDGGERHVRKGAAAAVRRYVTERAGKFPDAVLQAVDEVARAGSTPLVVADANGDSVRVLGVIELKDIVKTGIRERFGELRRMGIKTVMITGDNRLTAASIAAEAGVDDFLAEATPEAKLKLIREYQAEGRLVAMTGDGTNDAPALAQADVAVAMNSGTQAAKEAGNMVDLDSNPTKLIEIVEIGKQMLMTRGSLTTFSVANDIAKYFAIIPAAFATTYPQLNLLNVMGLATPASAIMSAVIFNALIIVVLIPLALKGVVYRPLGAAVLLRRNLLIYGLGGILVPFAGIKLIDMILALFGWV from the coding sequence ATGCGACATGAATCGACGGCCCCGGTGGCCAAGGGCGGCGCCAACAGGACCGGCGCATCTGCCTCCAACACGCCTCAGGCGAAGAGCGCGCCGGTGTCGGACCGGCAACACGGTTCGCACCATCATCGCCCGCCAGCGCGCAGCATGTTCGCGCCGGAGCTGGTGAAGCCCGCGCTGGTCGCGGCCTTCAGGAAGCTGTCGCCGCGCGACCAGCTGCGCAACCCGGTGATGTTCGTGGTCTACGCGGGCAGCATCCTGACGACCATTCTTTTCCTGAAGGCATTGGCCGCGCCGGCAGCCGCCGGTGGAGAATCCGCCGGCTTCATCCTGGCGGTTGCGGTGTGGCTCTGGTTCACGGTGCTGTTCGCAAACTTTGCCGAGGCGCTTGCCGAAGGCCGGAGCAAGCAACAGGCCGAGGCGCTGCGCGGCCTGAAGACCACTGTCACCGCGCGCGTGCTCAAGGACGGCAAGCGCGGCAGCGCCACCGAAGCGCGCCCAGCGACCGCGCTGCGACGCGGCGACGTGGTGCTCGTCGAGGCGGGCGAAATGATCCCGGGCGATGGCGAAGTGATCGACGGCGTGGCCTCGGTCGACGAAAGCGCCATCACGGGCGAATCGGCGCCGGTGATCCGCGAGTCGGGCGGTGACTTCTCGTCGGTGACCGGCGGTACGCGCGTGCTGTCCGACTGGATCGTGGTGCGCGTCACGACCAACCCCGGCGAAAGCTTCATCGACCGCATGATCACGATGGTCGAAGGCGCCAAGCGGCAGAAGACGCCGAACGAACTGGCCCTGACGATCCTGCTGGTGGGGCTGACCATCGTGCTTCTGCTGGCCACGGCCACGCTGCAGCCGTTCTCGCTCTACAGCGTCCTGGTGGCCAAGGCGGGCGTGCCGGTCACGATCACCGTGCTGGTGGCGCTGCTGGTGTGCCTGATCCCGACCACGATCGGCGGGCTGCTTTCCGCGATTGGCGTGGCCGGCATGAGCCGGATGATGGAAGCAAACGTGATCGCCACCTCGGGCCGGGCTGTAGAAGCCGCCGGCGACGTAGACGTGCTGCTGCTCGACAAGACCGGCACCATCACCCATGGCAACCGCCAGGCCTCGCGCTTCATTCCGGCGCCGGGCGTGTCGCCGTTGCAGCTCGCGGAAGCGGCGTGGCTGTCGTCGCTGGCCGACGAAACGCCGGAAGGGCGCAGCATCATCACGCTGGCCCGCCAGTTGCCGGGGGTGACCGCGCCGGCGATGGCAAGCCTGAAGCCGGAGTTCGTGCCGTTCAGTGCGCAGACCCGCATGAGCGGAGTGGATCTGCGCGATGACGGCGGCGAGCGTCACGTGCGCAAGGGTGCCGCGGCTGCCGTGCGCCGGTACGTCACGGAACGCGCCGGCAAGTTTCCCGATGCGGTATTGCAGGCCGTCGATGAGGTCGCCCGTGCCGGCAGCACGCCACTGGTGGTTGCCGACGCCAACGGCGATTCGGTGCGCGTGCTTGGCGTGATCGAGCTGAAGGACATCGTCAAGACCGGCATTCGCGAGCGCTTCGGCGAACTGCGCAGGATGGGCATCAAGACGGTGATGATCACCGGCGACAACCGGCTGACGGCGGCGTCGATCGCAGCGGAAGCAGGCGTTGACGACTTCCTGGCCGAAGCCACGCCGGAGGCCAAGCTCAAGCTGATCCGCGAGTACCAGGCAGAAGGGCGGCTCGTCGCGATGACCGGCGATGGCACCAACGACGCCCCCGCGCTCGCCCAGGCCGACGTGGCCGTGGCGATGAACAGCGGTACGCAGGCGGCCAAGGAGGCCGGCAACATGGTCGACCTGGACAGCAACCCGACCAAGCTGATCGAGATTGTCGAGATCGGCAAGCAGATGCTGATGACGCGCGGCTCGCTGACGACCTTCAGCGTGGCCAACGACATCGCCAAGTATTTCGCGATCATCCCGGCGGCCTTTGCCACCACGTATCCGCAGCTCAACCTGCTCAACGTGATGGGGCTGGCCACGCCGGCGTCGGCCATCATGTCGGCGGTGATCTTCAACGCGCTGATCATCGTCGTGCTGATCCCGCTGGCGCTCAAGGGCGTGGTCTACCGTCCGCTGGGCGCCGCGGTGCTGCTGCGCCGCAACCTGCTGATCTACGGCCTTGGCGGCATCCTGGTGCCGTTTGCCGGCATCAAGCTGATCGACATGATCCTGGCCCTGTTCGGCTGGGTCTGA
- the kdpC gene encoding potassium-transporting ATPase subunit KdpC: MNTQVQSRQPSPAPVQGGLLRPMLVVFVGLSLVTGLLYPGVITAISKAVFPHQAGGSLIEKDGKVVGSELIGQPFSDPKYFWGRLSATAPMPYNGAASVGSNLGPANPALTDAARARVDALHAADPDNQAPVPVDLVTASGSGLDPHISPAAAEYQVARVARVRGIPIEQVKQLVAAHTEAPLLPVLGDPGVNVLKLNLALDAIARK; the protein is encoded by the coding sequence ATGAATACGCAAGTGCAGTCCCGGCAGCCGTCTCCGGCACCCGTGCAGGGTGGCTTGTTGCGGCCAATGCTGGTGGTGTTCGTCGGCCTTTCGCTGGTGACTGGTCTGCTGTATCCCGGCGTGATCACGGCCATCTCCAAAGCCGTGTTCCCCCATCAGGCAGGCGGCTCGCTCATCGAGAAGGATGGCAAGGTGGTTGGCTCGGAACTGATCGGCCAGCCGTTCTCCGACCCGAAGTACTTCTGGGGCCGGCTGTCCGCCACCGCACCGATGCCGTATAACGGCGCGGCTTCGGTGGGGTCCAACCTCGGGCCCGCCAATCCGGCGCTGACCGACGCCGCTCGCGCGCGCGTCGACGCACTGCACGCCGCAGATCCGGACAATCAGGCGCCGGTTCCCGTGGATCTGGTGACGGCATCCGGCAGCGGGCTCGACCCGCACATCAGCCCCGCGGCCGCCGAATACCAGGTGGCGCGCGTCGCCCGCGTCAGGGGGATTCCGATCGAACAGGTGAAGCAGCTGGTTGCCGCACACACGGAAGCGCCGCTGCTGCCAGTGCTGGGGGACCCGGGCGTCAATGTCTTGAAGCTGAACCTTGCGTTGGATGCCATCGCACGGAAGTAG
- a CDS encoding TorF family putative porin, which produces MTDLRHTAAVLLACSASSILAFTAMPAMAQSQPDAEPSAHTLTANLSIATDYRYRGLMQTNRRPAIQGGFDYSHASGFYLGNWNSSISWLGDSNPEVSAPIEMDFYGGYKNTFGGDWTYDLGMLQYYYPGDYPANYTRPYTTEVYAALGYGPVTLKYSYAPTNLFGFADSRHSWYVDLTANVPLNVWDLTLNTHVGYQKVQVANASYMDWKIGLTKDLGKGFALAVAYIDTNADKAVYTNARGRYMGRGTAWASLTKTF; this is translated from the coding sequence ATGACTGACCTGCGCCATACCGCGGCCGTGCTGCTCGCATGTTCCGCATCTTCCATCCTTGCCTTCACTGCCATGCCCGCCATGGCGCAATCCCAGCCTGACGCCGAGCCGTCTGCGCATACGCTCACGGCCAACCTCTCGATCGCCACCGACTACCGCTACCGCGGTCTGATGCAGACGAACCGCCGGCCGGCGATTCAGGGCGGGTTCGACTACAGCCATGCGAGTGGGTTCTACCTCGGCAACTGGAATTCGAGCATCAGCTGGCTGGGAGACAGCAATCCCGAGGTGTCGGCCCCGATCGAGATGGATTTCTACGGCGGCTACAAGAATACGTTCGGTGGCGACTGGACCTACGATCTCGGCATGCTGCAGTACTACTACCCGGGCGACTACCCGGCGAACTACACGCGCCCGTACACCACCGAGGTGTACGCGGCCCTGGGCTACGGTCCGGTGACGCTCAAGTACTCGTACGCCCCGACCAATCTCTTTGGCTTCGCCGACAGCAGGCACAGCTGGTACGTAGACCTGACCGCCAACGTGCCGCTCAATGTCTGGGACCTTACGCTGAACACCCATGTGGGTTACCAGAAGGTGCAGGTCGCCAATGCATCGTATATGGACTGGAAGATCGGCCTGACCAAGGACCTGGGCAAGGGATTCGCGCTGGCCGTGGCCTACATCGACACCAATGCCGACAAGGCGGTGTACACCAATGCCAGGGGCCGCTACATGGGCCGTGGCACCGCATGGGCTTCCTTGACGAAGACGTTCTGA
- the groES gene encoding co-chaperone GroES codes for MNLRPLHDRVIVKRLDNETKTASGIVIPDNAAEKPDQGEVLAIGPGKKDDKGNNIALDVKVGDRVLFGKYAGQGVKVDGQELLVMREEDIMAVVNK; via the coding sequence ATGAACCTGCGTCCTCTGCACGACCGCGTGATCGTGAAGCGTCTGGACAACGAAACCAAGACCGCGTCCGGTATCGTGATTCCCGACAACGCTGCCGAGAAGCCCGATCAAGGCGAAGTGCTGGCGATTGGTCCCGGCAAGAAGGATGACAAGGGCAACAACATTGCCCTGGACGTCAAGGTCGGCGATCGCGTGCTGTTCGGCAAGTATGCCGGCCAGGGCGTGAAGGTGGATGGCCAGGAACTGCTGGTCATGCGCGAAGAAGACATCATGGCCGTGGTCAACAAGTAA